TTTTTTAGTACTATTAAAATCTAGTGAGCTATTGAATAAGTTGTCACTTAAAAAATAAGGATGCCATCCTAAAGTATAAGGAAATGCTTTCGAATCTGTATTTTTTACAGATACATTTAAACTTAAGTTATTTGAAGTGAAAATATATTTTAACTGAATAGTATAGGTATAAGGAAATCCAATAGATAATTCAGTTTCGTTGTATTCTAGTAAAATAGATGCTGAATCATTACTAGTTTCTTGATTTATAATTTGAAACGTTTTATTGTAAACCAATCCATGAAGTGCATTATTTTCTTCTTTTTGGTTTATCTCAAATTGAAACGCTTTATTGTTAAAAGTATATACGCCATCTTTAATTCTGTTAGCAAAAGGAAATAAAATTGAAGAAGCATAGGTGTTGGCATAAGTTAATGGCGATAAATCTTTTATAATGGCATGCCCTTTTAATGTTAACTCTTGCAAACTGGCCCCGGAATTAAGGTGGATTTTTCCATATACCTTGTTTTCGGAGTTTTCAACCTCTAAAAGATTTAAAGCTTTATTGTGATTAATTTTGTACACTATTTTTTTTATAATGAGTTTCTGATAATTAGTCTGTTAGGATTCTCTATCTTAACTTTTTCTTTATTAGTTATCATTTCTGCTAAACGTTGTCCCATCCTATTAAAATCTGTAGAAATGGTTGTAATACCACCTTCTACAATTTCTTTAAGTAAGGTGTCATTGTACGAAATAATACCAATATCTTTTGCCAGTGAAAAGTTTTTACTTTTCATTTTTTTTATAATTTGGAGTAAGCTTTTATCATCTGGCATGATGTATAATTCTCCCTTTATTAAAACTTTATTTGTTAGTGAATTTATAACTTCAAAAGGTATTTCATTTTCTTTACAAAAGGAACTAAACCCTTTTAGCATACCTTGAGGTTGTTTGTCTTCAGAAAAAATTAGAATTATTTTTTCGTATTTCCTTATGAGATGTAATGCTTTAGTGAGATTATTAAAAATGGCTTTTTCAAAGTTTTGATAAATGGCCGAATATTCTAATAAGTCTTTATGTACTTGGTCTAAAATATAGACCTTATCGCTTGGTAATTTTTTTATATCCTTGTTTGTATTTGTCAAGTTTGCTGGCATGATTACATAATAGTTGTAGTCACCAACGTTATCATTAATTAACTTGCTAAAAAAGTTTTCGTTGAAATGATGGAAAAAAATATCTACTTGAATATTACCTCCTAAATTTTCTAAAAACGAATTATATAAATCTTCTTTAAAGGCATTTAATTCATCAAAAAGCAAAAATATCTTTTGGGTAACGTTTATATTTTCACTAGCTATATAATATCCTTTTCCAACTACAGATTGAATGATACCTCTGTTTTTTAACTCATTAAACGCCATTAAAACAGTATCTCTCGAAAGCTTATGGGTGTCTTTAATACTATTAATAGAAGGAATTTGATCTCCTTTTTTTAAAGCACCAGAAAGGATAGCATCTTCAATGGAGTTGATTATTTGCTTGTATTTTGGAACGCCTATTTTTTTCTTGATCTTTATCATATACCACTACAAATGTATCATTATTTTTTTAAAAAAACCTACTAGACCCTACTAGTTTGGTTTTTTTAAGGCAAGCATGCATTATTTCTAAATTTAATCTTTATATTTGAGTCTTAAATATTAATTAATCAAAATAATTTATTTTACTATGACAGCAGGATTCGAAATGTGGGACTATGTAGTCTTTATAGCCTACGCCATTTTAATTTTAGGAGTAGGGTTGTGGGTATCTAGAGATAAAGAAGGGCATCAAAAAAATGCCGAAGATTATTTCTTAGCAAGTAAATCTTTGCCATGGTGGGCCATTGGTACATCACTAATTGCAGCAAATATTTCAGCAGAACAGTTTATTGGAATGTCAGGATCCGGATTTGCTTTAGGGCTTGCGATTGCGTCTTATGAGTGGATGGCAGCTTTAACTCTAATCATTGTCGGTAAATATTTCTTGCCAATTTTTATAGAAAAAGGCTTATATACGATTCCCGAGTTTGTTGAAAAACGATTTTCAACGAATTTAAAAACGATACTAGCTGTATTTTGGTTAGCACTTTACATTTTTGTAAATCTAGCTTCAGTGCTATATTTAGGAGGGTTGGCTATAGAAACTATTATGGGGGTTGATATGATGTATGCTATTATTGGTTTAGCGTTATTTGCCGCAGCCTATTCTTTATATGGAGGCTTATCCGCTGTTGCCTGGACCGATGTTATACAAGTTGTATTTTTAGTATTAGGAGGTTTGTTTACTACTTATTTAGCATTGAATACGGTATCTGGAGGCGAAGGTGTTTTAGCAGGGTTCTCTAAAGTTGTAGAAGCGGCTCCCGAAAAATTTCATATGATACTAGAAGAAAGTAATGACAACTATATAAATCTACCTGGTATATGGGTATTAATAGGGGGCTTATGGGTCGCTAATTTATACTATTGGGGTTTCAATCAATATATTATACAAAGGACTTTAGCAGCTAAATCTTTAAAAGAGTCTCAAAAAGGGATTTTATTGGCAGCGTTTTTAAAACTTATCATTCCATTAATTGTAGTTGTTCCTGGTATTGCAGCTTATGTTATGGTAAACGATCCTTCGATTATGGCTAATTTGGGAGAGGCAGGAATGTTAAATTTGCCAACAACAGAGCAAGCAGATAAAGCATATCCTTGGTTGTTACAGTTTTTGCCAACAGGACTTAAAGGTATTGCTTTTGCTGCTTTAGCTGCTGCTATTGTATCTTCTTTAGCTTCTATGTTAAATTCAACATCAACCATTTTTACTATGGATATATACAAGCAATATGTTAATAAAAATGCTGATGATAAAACGACCGTAAATGTTGGACGTATTTCTGCAGCAGTAGCTTTAATAATTGCCGTCATTGTTGCGCCGCTTTTAGGAGGTATCGATCAGGCATTTCAGTTCATTCAGGAATACACGGGCATTGTGAGTCCGGGTATATTAGCCGTGTTTATTTTAGGTTTATTCTGGAAAAAAACCACGAATAATGCTGCCATTTGGGGAGCCGTCTTATCTATTCCAATTGCATTGGCACTTAAATTCTTACCTATTCCAATATTTGAGCCATGGATGCATCAAATGGGGATAACAACGTTATTAACGATGCTAGTTATAGTCGTATTAAGTAATATGCAAAATAAAGGAGCAGAAGACCCTAAAGGTATTCCGCTTACTAAAGAATTATTTAAAACGACACCATTATTTAATATTGGTTCGTTTGCAATTATGATTATACTAACCGTTTTATACGCTTTATTTTGGTAGTCAAATAAATAGATATCTATAAAAAACACCATTTAAATGGTGTTTTTTATTATATATTAATTTGAAAATAATTAGAATAAATGAATAATTAAAGCTAGAACCAAGGTTTTTAAAGTATTATGAATTATTGATAAAATTTATGAACATTTCTTTTGGTTAGATATGTAGTTAATTTTATATTTGCACACCAGAAATCGGAAATGTTTTCTTTTAGGGCTCTTAGCTCAGCTGGATAGAGCACCTCCCTTCTAAGGAGGCGGTCGAAGGTTCGAATCCTTCAGGGCTCACGAAAAGCTTCACTTGAAAAGGTGAGGCTTTTTTGTTTAATATATTTTGTAGTACTTGACAAGCTTTTATAAGAAATAACGTATCAAAAACAAAAGAGATCATGCCTAATTGTTGTGTTTAAGCAAAAATTCTAGTTAATCTAACGTGTTTTTAAATTAAATGGGATCAATCCAAAAGTTGTGTGTGAATTGAAATAAGAATAATATTTTTGCACAAAAAAGCCTCTTGGATCCATACATTGACCTACTGAAAGTTCTCTTGGGATTGATCCATCATTAGGTTGGTTAATAGTAAATTCTAGTACTACTTCTTTTGGAGGTAAATATTTTTCATCATCGTATACCATAAATTCTACCTTAGTGTTTATAGAAAAGTTGTTCGTCGTTTCAAGCTCAATCCTCTATTTAAACTCAACTTTGTCGGATAAATACTTAATACACTTTTTAGAGCGTTTTATCATATACGGTTATACCCTTTCTCTTCTTTTGTATCCTTTTTTTTAGATAATTCTTATAACTTTCAAATGCGAAAATTGCTGGTGTGGCCTATCTTCTAGAACTGTTTGAGAATATAAATGCCATCCTTCTTTAATTGTGGCGGTAGCTATTAATTCATACTCAGTTTACGAAATTTTTTTGTAGATGTTTCCTGTTTAACAGGATCAAAAACCTGAGAAAATTATTAAATTACTACTCTAAGGAATTTTATAAAAATAGATTAATTTAGTGAGACTGTGATGGAGACGGTGTAACAAACGGAGATGAACTGACCCCACCAGATGGCGAGAGTGCAACAGATCCAAATGATCCATGTGACTTTATCACTAGCGATATCACCTTAACACCAGATGCAGCCTTTTTAGCGGCAGACTGTGATGGAGACGGTGTAACAAACGGAGATGAACTGACCCCACCGGATGGTGAGAGTGCAACAGATCCAAATGATCCATGTGACTTTATTACTAACGATATTACCTTAACACCAGATGCAGCCTTTTTAGCGGCAGACTGTGATGGAGATGGTGTGACTAACGGCGATGAACTGACCCCACCGGATGGCGAGAGTGCAACAGATCCAAAT
The Flavivirga spongiicola genome window above contains:
- a CDS encoding aldose 1-epimerase, whose amino-acid sequence is MYKINHNKALNLLEVENSENKVYGKIHLNSGASLQELTLKGHAIIKDLSPLTYANTYASSILFPFANRIKDGVYTFNNKAFQFEINQKEENNALHGLVYNKTFQIINQETSNDSASILLEYNETELSIGFPYTYTIQLKYIFTSNNLSLNVSVKNTDSKAFPYTLGWHPYFLSDNLFNSSLDFNSTKKIVLGERNITTGVEDFELKDAFNIEDKPLDDCWILNSNEVTFNTPKYQLIMRSSAKNNFLQAYTPSKLNTIAIEPTTGVSDSFNNNIGLEVLDANDTYHINWSLKIK
- a CDS encoding GntR family transcriptional regulator, with protein sequence MIKIKKKIGVPKYKQIINSIEDAILSGALKKGDQIPSINSIKDTHKLSRDTVLMAFNELKNRGIIQSVVGKGYYIASENINVTQKIFLLFDELNAFKEDLYNSFLENLGGNIQVDIFFHHFNENFFSKLINDNVGDYNYYVIMPANLTNTNKDIKKLPSDKVYILDQVHKDLLEYSAIYQNFEKAIFNNLTKALHLIRKYEKIILIFSEDKQPQGMLKGFSSFCKENEIPFEVINSLTNKVLIKGELYIMPDDKSLLQIIKKMKSKNFSLAKDIGIISYNDTLLKEIVEGGITTISTDFNRMGQRLAEMITNKEKVKIENPNRLIIRNSL
- a CDS encoding sodium/sugar symporter, producing MTAGFEMWDYVVFIAYAILILGVGLWVSRDKEGHQKNAEDYFLASKSLPWWAIGTSLIAANISAEQFIGMSGSGFALGLAIASYEWMAALTLIIVGKYFLPIFIEKGLYTIPEFVEKRFSTNLKTILAVFWLALYIFVNLASVLYLGGLAIETIMGVDMMYAIIGLALFAAAYSLYGGLSAVAWTDVIQVVFLVLGGLFTTYLALNTVSGGEGVLAGFSKVVEAAPEKFHMILEESNDNYINLPGIWVLIGGLWVANLYYWGFNQYIIQRTLAAKSLKESQKGILLAAFLKLIIPLIVVVPGIAAYVMVNDPSIMANLGEAGMLNLPTTEQADKAYPWLLQFLPTGLKGIAFAALAAAIVSSLASMLNSTSTIFTMDIYKQYVNKNADDKTTVNVGRISAAVALIIAVIVAPLLGGIDQAFQFIQEYTGIVSPGILAVFILGLFWKKTTNNAAIWGAVLSIPIALALKFLPIPIFEPWMHQMGITTLLTMLVIVVLSNMQNKGAEDPKGIPLTKELFKTTPLFNIGSFAIMIILTVLYALFW